CTTAAGCGGTGAATCATTCGGTGATATTGGCTTTGAAAAGTAATTATTAATGTCACCCCAGATGTATTCCTCTTTTTCAGCAGCTGTGAAACTGGGAATGGATCGTTTTTGTATAATGAAGTCTTCTCCTCCTTCACCCCAAATCCATTCATTCAAGTAACCCGTGCTTTTATATTCATCATGTGAGGTATCAAGAATCTTTAAATCTGAATCGATTTTAAAATAACCTATCGTTATATTTGACTTAATCCACGGTCTTACTTCTGCAACTGCAGTTTCAATTGTTGTTGCAAGGTATAAATAGGGGATCCTCTCTGGGTTTAAACGGCCAGCCTTAGCATATTCTACGGGAGGAGAGCCCATATTTTCCGGATGGATTGGAGAAAATTCTGTATCGCCGTCTTCAAGCTCTATGAAACTTGAGCCAATCCTAGCGCGGTACAATATTTTATTTTTTTTAAGTGTCTTTGTTCTTTTATGAGCGGTGTTAACTATTGTATCCACGAATTTTTCCCAATAATCTGAAAGTATAAAACGATTATTATTTAGCAAATAATTGCTAAATTTCTCCCAATCTTCAGGGTCAAGAAATTCGTTTGGATCATTATCCTTCTTTTTATCCATATCTATATTATTAGCCTAATAAAAATATTTAACCTGACAAAGCACCATAGGGTCGCGCCGCCGACCGGCGCGAAGGGTATGCTCCCGAAAGGGGGCATGCTGCCCGATCCCTAGCACGGTTTTACTTTATCGTGATTTCCCCTTATTGCTAAACAGAATTTGATTTTGATTCTGTGAGGTATAATTCTGACAACAATCTTAAGAGGATAAAATTATGGAACTTTCCGCCGTATTAACGCCAGCGCCAGAAGGCGGTTATGTTGCCTACAATCCTGAAACAGGCACAACCACGCAAGGCGAAACCGTTGAAGAAGCTTTGGCCAATCTAGTTGAGGCAACTGAACTATACCTTGAAGAATTTCCGATGACCATATCTACTCGTTCACTGCTGACAACCTTTCAAGTAGCTGAGCATGCCTAAATTGCCCGTTATTTCTGGAATA
This region of Thermodesulfovibrionia bacterium genomic DNA includes:
- a CDS encoding RES family NAD+ phosphorylase, whose translation is MDKKKDNDPNEFLDPEDWEKFSNYLLNNNRFILSDYWEKFVDTIVNTAHKRTKTLKKNKILYRARIGSSFIELEDGDTEFSPIHPENMGSPPVEYAKAGRLNPERIPYLYLATTIETAVAEVRPWIKSNITIGYFKIDSDLKILDTSHDEYKSTGYLNEWIWGEGGEDFIIQKRSIPSFTAAEKEEYIWGDINNYFSKPISPNDSPLKYLSTQFLSEKLKNEGYDGIGYKSSLNDDGYNVVLTWTPTLCQAFSR
- a CDS encoding type II toxin-antitoxin system HicB family antitoxin; this translates as MELSAVLTPAPEGGYVAYNPETGTTTQGETVEEALANLVEATELYLEEFPMTISTRSLLTTFQVAEHA